Genomic segment of bacterium:
GGACATGGGCCGGGTCATGGCCGCCCTGAAGCAGGGCTGGCCGGGCCAGATCGACGGCGCGGTCGCCAGCGCCCTGGTGAAGAAGAAGCTGGGCTGATGCCTTAAACCATGGAGAGCCCGCTCCGGCGGGCCTAGACTGCTTCCATGGCCTTCCCTCCGCAATTCCTCGACGAGA
This window contains:
- a CDS encoding GatB/YqeY domain-containing protein; translated protein: DMGRVMAALKQGWPGQIDGAVASALVKKKLG